The Bdellovibrio sp. NC01 genome includes the window CAACAGTGTCGATAGCTAAACCTAACAAACCGATGCTGAACATCCCTGCGATAATTTTGTCTGACCAGAAGTATTCACGTGCTTCAAGAATACGGTAACCAAGACCGCTGTTCACCGCGATCATTTCTGCAACGATCATACAAATGAAACCCGTACCGATACCAATACGCACACCACTCAGAATATACGGCATTGCTGCTGGAACCATAATTTTCATGAACATCGTCACCGGGCCTGCGCCCATGTTTTGCGCCGCACGAATGTAGATACTATCTACTGAACGCACGCCAACGATCGTGTTCATCAAAACCGGGAAGAACGCACCTAAAGCAATCAAAAAGATCGCCGGAGGATTTCCCAAACCGAACCACAAAATTGATAACGGAATGTAAGCAATCGGTGGAATCGGACGAAGAACTTGAATCAATGGATTGAAGTAATCGTAACCTTTACGACTTGAACCCATTAACAAACCCAATGGCAGCGCTAACACGGCACCGATAGCGAAACCAACGATCACGCGGTAAAAACTCGCAATCGTATCTTGGATGAGTTCACCTGAAAACATCCAAGAAATATAAGAACTTTGAGCGGGGTCATACGGTTGCAAAGGCAGCAGGTAGTGATACCAACGGATCAACACTGCTGAAGGCGACGGAAGAACCTGTGGGTTCGCCCATCCAATTCGTACTACAAGTTCCCACACAATCACAACGACTGCGGGAACGACCATTCCTTTTAATCTTGCTGACCACACACTGCCTTGCATACTCACCCTATTTCACGCCCAAAGATTTTTTCGCGTCAGCAAGCAAATCAAGTTTAACCCAGTCCGCTGCTTTCGGCGGATTCTGCATACGACCCACGCCATATTTTTGCATGAAGTCTGTCGTGATTTGAATATGTTCAACTGTTAGATCGTAAGTGTACGGAGAATTTCCGATAGCATCTTTGAAATCTTGTGCCGTGATTTGGCCTTTAAACATTTTGTCGATCACGAATTTTTGCGCGACTTCGGGTTTTTCGATGAAAGTTTTCGTCGCTTCAACGAAACACTTCATGAAACGCTCTGCAACCGGGCGACGCTCTTTGTACATCTTTTCTGTCATCACAAGAGTACGGATGGGTTCACCCATTGGAGTGTCATAGGGTTTCATCAGCTCAACGCCGTAGTTTTTATTAATTGCTTGCGATGCTTGCGGTTCTGATTGCGCCATACCGTCGATGCTTTTTTGCATCAACGCTTGATTCAAATCCGCGAATGCCATGTAAACGATGCGCACATCTTTACCTGGTTGATCAGACCATGTTAGGCCCGCTTTGCTAAGTTCCGCCAAAAGCAAAAGCTCTTGAGCGCCACCACGAGCAACACCCACTTTTTTGCCTTTAAAGTCTTTCATTGATTTGATACCCGCATCGCCACGAACAACGATACGTGCACCACCTTCTGCAAAACCTGCAACAGCGTATATTGGAACGCCCGAAGCACGACCTGCAATCGCCGCATCGGCAGCACTTGCAGACACATCAATTTCGCCGGCGATAATTGCTGGCATGATGTCCAAGCCTTTAGCAAACACACGCTCTTGAACTTTCAAGCCGTATTTACCGCAGATTTCTTGCATGTAGGAAACTGCACCGTAGTGCGCGAATTTTAAGTTACCAACGCGCACAAGATCTTCTGCGCGAGCTTGCATCGAGAATGTCAGAGCAAGAACAGGTAATGCCCCCAAAACAGTTTTCATCATGACGTACCTCCAAATTGTACAAACGTATACAATTATGGTCTGACGAACAGCACAGGAAAGCAACCCTCAAAACCAAACTATGTGTCTTATAAGTTTCTTGGGAATACTAAGCTTTCTGCTCTGAAACAAATTTGTCCGCAAGCTAACGAATAGACAAAATAAAAAAGCCGATTTCCCTCTGAAAATGAGAAAAATCGGCTTTATGCTTTACTTACTAAAGTTAATTACTTCAACAGTGTCGAACCGTGAATTAGAGCCACAAGCTCTTCACACCACGCTCTACGGCGATGTCATGAGCAAGTTCATAACCTGCATCAAGATGTCTAAACACACCCATTGCTGGATCTGCCGTTAACACACGCTCAAGACGTTTCGCTGCTTTCTCTGTACCGTCAGCAACGATCACTTGGCCTGCGTGTTGGCTGTAACCCATACCTACGCCACCACCGTGATGCAAGCTCACCCATGTGGCACCGCAAGCTGTATTTACAAGGGCATTCAACAACGCCCAATCGCTGACTGCATCGGAACCGTCTTTCATCGCTTCTGTTTCGCGATTTGGTGACGCCACAGAACCACAATCCAAATGGTCGCGACCAATCACGATCGGTGCTTTCACTTTACCTTCAGCAACAAGTTTGTTGAACATCAAGCCTGCTTTTGCGCGCTCGCCGTATTCCAACCAGCAAATACGTGCTGGCAAACCTTGGAACGCGATACGCTCTTCCGCCATATCCAACCAACGAAGAAGATCTTTTTTGTGAGGGAATAATTCTCTCATCGCATCGTCAGTTACTTTGATGTCATTGGGATCGCCAGACAATGCAACCCAACGGAATGGGCCCGAGCCTTTGCAGAACAATGGACGGATGAATGCCGGTACGAAACCTGGGTAATCAAAAGCATTTGTTACGCCCGCTTCCAAAGCACGTGCACGCAAGTTGTTACCGTAATCGAAAGTCACAGCACCGCGATCTTTCATCGCAAGCATACCGCGAACGTGTTTTGCCATCGAAGCATAGGCTGCTTCCAAATATGCTTTTTGATCTTTTTCGCGGAATGGTTTTGCAGATTCAACTGTGTAACCTTCAGGGATGTAACCAACCAACGGATCATGTGCAGAAGTTTGGTCTGTCAAAAGATCCGGAATGAAATTCTTCTCAAGCAACTGGTGAATCACTGTTGCCATGTTACCAAGAAGCGCGATTGATTTCGCCTCGCCTGCTGCTGTGTATTTTTTGATTCTTGCAATAGCATCGTCGATGTCGTTGGCAACTTCATCGATGTATTTTGTTTCAAGACGTTTTTGAATACGAGTTGGATCGATTTCAACCGCAAGCACACAGGCACCTGCGAACACACCTGCCAGAGGTTGCGCTCCACCCATGCCGCCCAAGCCTGCTGTCAAGATCGTGCGACCTTTCAAGCTGCCGTTGAAATACTGGCGACCCGCTTCAACAAAAGACTCGTATGTGCCTTGAATGATACCTTGAGTTCCGATGTAGATCCATGAACCCGCCGTCATCTGGCCGTACATCATCAAACCTTTTTTATCGAGCTCGTTGAAGTGTTCCCATGTCGCCCACTTCGGTACTAAGTTTGAATTCGCCAAAAGAACACGTGGCGCATCTTCGTGAGTTTTCAAGATACCGATTGGTTTTCCTGATTGCACAAGAAGTGTTTCATCGTTTTCAAGATTTTTAAGAGCCTCCAAAATTTTATCGAAGCTTTCCCAGTTGCGCGCGGCTTTACCGATACCACCGTACACAACAAGATCTTCAGGGCGCTCTGCCACCATCGGGTCCAAGTTATTTTGAATCATGCGATATGCAGCTTCTTGCAACCAGCCTTTACATACCATTTTATTGCCCGTAGGTGCTCTCACTACTCTAGACATGTGTGTCGTCCTCCTGAATTAAATGAATCATCAAATTCCTATCAAAGAGACACTCATAAGACAACGAGTTGCGCTGCGGCAACAAACTTGATCTACGTCGAAACACCCTGGGAAGAGCTTTTCTCAAGCTGAGATATGTCCACCATGTCGTCTCAGGAGTGGAACATTATTCACTTCATGTTTAATCAAAGCCCCTAAATTCCAGCGTTTTTCGCTCCGATGAGACCTATAAGCACTATGGAACGTCGAGGAATTCTGCACTTATTCTTGCACCTGACTATACTCATGCCATTTCTGGCAGGGTGTTCTATATCCACAAATATCGAAAGTGCGCTTCTGCCTTCGGAATCGAAATTTTACGGTGTTGACGGCACGCTGAACTCAGTTCCCACAGTGAAGGTCGGCGACTCGACATCAAACTTTACGGTTACAGGTGTGTGCCATCCTGATGGCAGTCAAATCGAAATTCGTAGCGAAGATGGACAAACAGTCTTGGGCTCCGCGGTCTGTGGCAGCAGCCAGTTCACGGCAAATCTCGATTTGCAATCCTCTACACAGGGTCCTCACAATCTTAAGATCACCACGACGGACACCACAGGTGCGAAACAAACCAACACATCCACTCTGTTTGTCGACACTATCGCTCCGGCATTATCGCTGTCTCAAGATTTACCCGGAGGTTCGCTGAATGCTACGGCTGTTGCGAGCCTTCCGTTGCAAGGCGCTTGTACAACGGGTGATCAAGATGTTGAGATCGATGGTGCTGGTCTGCATCTAACAGCCGCTTGCGTGAATGACCATTGGAGCACAACACTTGATGCTACTTCCGTGGCGGATGGAGTGTTGCACTTTACCGCAAAACAAGTCGACAGCGTTGGCAACACGACGACCGTTGCTTTAACCGCAATTGAAAAAGACACGCTTCCACCGAACATGATTACGTTGCCAACAATGACGGCAACGATCAGTCCTGATCCTTCAATCCGCAACGTTGCGCTGAATATTCCGGCCGATGTTGTGGCATATAAAATTTTGCAGATCAAAGATGACACCTGTGCCAATCAAAGTGCAGCCCTCGATGCGACGTCGACAGTCAACGCAAGCACGACGCAATTTAATTTAGATCCAAACAGTGGTGATGGTGTTTATCGCATTTGTGCTTACGGTTGGGATGCCGCGGGCAACCGTCAAACCATTGTCACACAAAGCCCGACTTTGACGATCGATACAGTTCCACCTGCTTTGACTTTGACGTCACCAGCAAATAATTCTTCGTGGCAATCTGTTGTAACATTGACGGGAGCCTGTGAGATTGGTCTTGCCATTAATGTCAGCGGTGATTTCAGTGGCTCCCCACTGTCAGCGTCTTGTTCAAGCGGAAGTTATTCATTGCCCATCGCTCTTGCAGGTGCTGATGGCGCGAAAAATATGACCGTCAGTCAAACGGATGCAGCGGGAAATTCCTCGAATTCATTTCTGACTTTAAATAAAGACAATATCGTTGCTGCTCCAGCAATTACCGCTGTGACTTCAAGTCCGACAAAACTTGCAGTAGCGACTTTCACCTCAGCCTCCTGCGGTGACATCAAATACATCTTAGTCAATGAAACAGGCTCTGTCCCTTCAGTATCAGATCCCGCGTGGCAAACTTGTGCGACGACTGTTGGTGCAATCTCTTACGATCTTTCGACGGCGGGAACGCAGGGTCCTCGCAGCTTGAAGTTTTTTGCGAAAGATGCTGCGGGAAATATTTCGACTGCGACGACGCTTTCTATTGTTTACGACACCCTTGTACCCGCGTTGACGATTCTGCCCATTCCAAATCTTCAAGCAAACGGTTCATATACTTTGCGTTGGTCAATTACTGAACAATATATTTTATCGACGTCTGCGATGCAGCTTGAGTACACAACCAATGGTGGCACAAGCTGGACAAGTATCGCATCGGTCCCCGTCAGCGAAGACTATCCTGCGACTACAAAATCTTATAGTTACAATTGGACGGTTCCGACCGCGGCCGCAGCCGTGCAAGTGCGAGTCAGACTGACGGACTTAGCGGGAAATGCCGGCTCAACGACAAGTAATACCTTTGCTATTTTGACTGACATCACAGCGCCAACAATCAGTCTGTTAAAAGTAGATGGTGTCAGCTCTCCGCGCACAAGTCCTTTCACTTATGGCAAAGTGAATTTGACGGCGAATGACGGTCAAACGGCGGTCACACAGTTTTGTTTAAAAATCGATTCTGCGGCCCCTGCCTCGAATCACACGTGTTGGATTAACGTCAACGCCCCCGTACCTGGCTTACCTGTGCAAGCGAATTTAACGCTGACGAATTATGCGACCTTAATCACGCAAGTGCCTGGCACGGTAACGCTGTATGCTTGGGTGAAAGATATGGCTGGTAATATCTCTGTGAACTCTGGCACCGTGAATGTGGATTCATTCGTATACACATACACTCCCGATGCGCCGCCAAGTGCGAGTGAGTTTTTAGCGTTTAATCAAAACACAGTTCCTAATCCCGTGTTACCTGCTCACACGACTGTTGCAACTGGTGGTGCGATTTATTTGAACTGGAAAGCGACTGACAATGGCAGTATCGCGGATGTCACATTATTAAAATCAGAAGATGGAATTAATTTTACTCCTGTGGTCACGGGTCTGCAGAACACAACTAACGGTACGGCGTGTACGAAAGTTACGAACGACAGCTCACATGGTTGTTATATTTGGAATTCCGATGTGGCGGATGGAATTTATTTTAAACTGCAACTGCAAGTCACAGACAACTTGGGTCAAAGTGCAACGACAGTCAGCTTACCAATGAATGCCAGCAATTTTGCGGTGATGGCCGGCAATATGGATTCAGGTTACAACGGCAATGGCAAAAAAACCGTGATGCTTCCATACGAGTACAACACGCCAACTCCGGGACAATTCGTCGTCAGCAGTGATGGTAAAATTGTCGTTTTAGATTCGATCAATGGCTTAGTTTATTTTGATCCTGAAACGAATAACTCATCATTGCTTTTAAAGATGGATACCTATGGCACCCCTTCTGGCCATAACGTTGATGTACATCAAGCGCGTGCCGGAAAAATTTATGCGATTGCAATCGACTTCATGGATCGTGTGATTGTGCAGGAAGAAAAAGTGATTCGTCGAATTGACTTACGCTCTTCACCGATGACCATTGAAAACATCATTGGTGCCGATTCAAGTTTTGCCTATGGAACTGATGATTCCGCCAATGTAGCTGATCCAAGAAATTTGAAATTTAATTTTGGCTTAAATGACAAACTTGATTTCGGTAATAGTTTCGTGCTGCAAGCGTTACCCAATGGCGACATCTATTTCTCGAGTGAAAAGGAACGCTCCACGCCAACGGCGGGTCGTACAATTCGCATTTATAAAGGATCTTCGCCAACTCCTTATATCGCAACGGTGACACCTGGTGGTTCAGGCGCAACGAATATCGATAACACGTTCGACACTTCTTATGATCTTAATGCTTATCCGTACCGCATGACTTTGGAATTCAATCCGAATACGTCGGCGATTTCGCGTGTGGTGATGTTTTCGCAAAAATCCATTCCCGGCGATACGTGGAGTTATCCAACTTATTTGAACACAGGAACATTCCAAGGTTTAGGTTCAGGACCGACTATGCCTTCACCGGTGAATACTTCCGATGGCAATCCTCATCGCAGTAATATTTATCGCACGGCCAGTGCCTTGAACGGCAATACTTATATTCTGTATAACTACGCTAACATGTGGGTTGGTATTCGCCATCTTAAATCCGATGGCACGTGGGAAACGATGCTTGGATCCGGCGATCGCGGTTTCTGTGCTGACGGCACTGTTGCGACTTCATGTGATACGTCTGTGAATGATGTGTTTGTGAATCGCTTAGGCCAAATTTATTTCCTTGATACTGGTCGCATTCGCACGATCTTTAACGGCAAAGTCTACACGATTTACGGGGCCGATCGCACAACAGGCGATGGCGGTCTTGTTGGCGATATGCACATGGGTAACGTTTACTACATGGATCACGGCTTAAATAACGGCGTGATCATCAGCGACTTCACGGGTCTTCGTCTGCGTGAAATTCGTCCTGGTCAAAGTCCTGAAGTGCGCACGATTGCAGGTAACGGTCGCTTGGACGGCGTGAATACAGCAGTCGCTGCGACAGCCACTTCGATTGACACATCTGCATGGGGATCGTCTGCGCCGATTGCGACCGACCCCGCAACCGGTGACGTCTATTCCACGGTTGGTTATACGATTTCAAAACTCAGTCGCGGTACCGGAATGTGGTCTACGGTCATATCTGCTGGCGGAGCGGCCGCCTCGGATTCGTTTACTCATGGCAATCTGGCATTTACCGATTTCAAATCGGCATGGGGAGTAGGAGTCACACCGTGGGGTTATCAGCCGACAGCAGCGGGCTTCTTTGGCGGTTATCTTTATACGCATCACTTGTTCTGGGGCGGCACCGAGCATGTGAATTCGACACTTAGAAAAAATAATTTAGGTACGACAACGTCGGCATTCTTCGTTGGTTACATCGGATCGGATCAATCAGGCTGTCCAAATCTTTCGCCTGTGGGCAGTTGCGCATTTAGATATGCCGGCGTGAATGCGGGCATTCAGCCGACGTCCTATTCGCCGATCGCAAGTGCGATGTTGATACCAGGTCAAACGATCGTACCGAATCCAGATGGTGGCACGATGAATTTGGATGATCGCTTGCATGTAGTTTCTGGTGCGACTGCCTATACACTGATGCGCTTGGCACAACCGGCTTTAGCAATTTTAGAAGTGGGCGGAAATATTTATTACTGCGGTAAGAATGATACGAAACTTTATAAAGTGACAATCCCCGGGGCTTTACAAACCGCAACCGGCTCGTGGCCTTTAACGGCTGGCGTGAATGGTGTCACCGAAGCTGCGGTCGCATTCCCCCACAGCAGTTATCGTTGCGGAGGAAGTCGCATGTTATTCAAGGCAGCCAGCGGTGGACTGCCTGATCGCATTGTCTTTATAGGATCACAATATGGTGTGAACGGTTTGATGGTTTACTATCTACCGTAATTACCACTCAAGTTCGCCGACAGTTTTATTCACAACCGCCATAATTTCACCAGACGTCATCATTGCTTTAATAGCTTCAACGTCCTTAGAGAAAATGCGGTCTTCTTTTGCGAATGGCACTGTTTTACGAATATGCGCATGAACCGCGGCAACTGCTGCTGCCGGTTTTGCTGGCGCTAGCAAGTCAAGAGCTTGACATGCCGACAACAATTCCATGGCAACTACGTTTTCCGCATTACGCAGAATTTGTGCAAATTTACGAGCAGCAATCGTACCCATCGACACGTGATCTTCTTTTTCCGCAGATGTTGGAATTGAATCCACTGATGCTGGATGCGCCAAAACTTTGTTTTCGCTGACCAAAGATGCCGCAGCCACTTGCACGATCATGTGACCGGAATTCAAACCACCGTTTGGTGTCAAGAATGGAGGAAGTTCTGACATCTGTGTCGAAATCATTTTTGAAATACGGCATTCGCTGATGCTTGCTTGCGAGCTGATAGCAATACCTGCGAAATCCATCGCGTGCGCCACTGGCATCCCGTGGAAGTTACCGCATGACAAAACTTTGTTCGCATCAGCAAAAACCAATGGATTGTCTGTTGAGGAATTGGCTTCAGTTTCCAAAACTTTGACGATGTACTGAAGAGCATCTTTCGCAGCCCCATGAACCGCTGGCATACAACGAAGTGAATACGCATCTTGGACACGGTGATCGTCAGTCAAATGTTGTTGACCGATTTCAGACATCTCGCCCATCAACTTCATAAGATTGCGCGCCGTTTTCGCTTCGCCCGGATGCGGACGTGTTGCAGAGATCAATGGATCAAACGCTTTACGTGAACCACGCAAGCCTTCTAGTGACATTGCACCGGCAAGATCCGCCGTCCACAGCAAACGACGCGCTTCCCACAATGACAACAAACCAACTGACGTCATCACTTGGCAACCGTTGATCATTGAAAGACCTTCTTTGGCTTTCAGATCAAGCGCCTTGATATTTTTCTTTTTAAGCAAAGTTTGAACTTCAACGGGTTTACCATCTTCGCCCCACGCATCACCTTCACCGATGATTGCCAAAGCCAAATGCGACAATGGAGCCAAGTCACCACTCGCACCCACGGAACCTTGTGAAGGCACGACTGGAATGATGTCGTTGTTCAGGAATTCCAAAATTTTCTCAACAACAGTTGGACGAATACCGCTATGACCTTTTGCCAAAGCATTCGCACGCAACATCATCATCGCACGAGTTTCAGTTTTCGTGAACGGAGCACCAATGCCCATTGAATGCGAACGAATCAAGTTACGTTGCAGTTGTTCGATTTCGCCATCAGAGATTCTTACAGATGAAAAGGCACCGAAGCCAGTGTTCACACCGTACATCACTTCGCCGCTTGCAATACGTCCCTCGATATAATCACGAGACTTTTGCATTTGCGCTTTTGCAGAAGCAGCCAATTCAACTTTCATTGATGGCGTATTAGCTGCCGCATAGAGGTTTTCTAAAGTGATGTTTTCACCTGTAATTTGCATACCTAACTCCTGTTTTCTAGAGTCGGCATCCTAGCTAAAAGAGGCTTAAAAGGCAGCACGGAAGGCGTTCGACGCACTGGATAATGGCGAATTTTAGGCATAAAAAAAGGGATGGTTTAACCCATCCCTTAAGAAACACAATCTATAAAACCTAAATAGGCTTTCCTACTCCGACAGAGTCAGAGGACTAAAA containing:
- a CDS encoding ABC transporter permease → MQGSVWSARLKGMVVPAVVVIVWELVVRIGWANPQVLPSPSAVLIRWYHYLLPLQPYDPAQSSYISWMFSGELIQDTIASFYRVIVGFAIGAVLALPLGLLMGSSRKGYDYFNPLIQVLRPIPPIAYIPLSILWFGLGNPPAIFLIALGAFFPVLMNTIVGVRSVDSIYIRAAQNMGAGPVTMFMKIMVPAAMPYILSGVRIGIGTGFICMIVAEMIAVNSGLGYRILEAREYFWSDKIIAGMFSIGLLGLAIDTVVDRLNNHLLRWHRGLE
- a CDS encoding ABC transporter substrate-binding protein — encoded protein: MKTVLGALPVLALTFSMQARAEDLVRVGNLKFAHYGAVSYMQEICGKYGLKVQERVFAKGLDIMPAIIAGEIDVSASAADAAIAGRASGVPIYAVAGFAEGGARIVVRGDAGIKSMKDFKGKKVGVARGGAQELLLLAELSKAGLTWSDQPGKDVRIVYMAFADLNQALMQKSIDGMAQSEPQASQAINKNYGVELMKPYDTPMGEPIRTLVMTEKMYKERRPVAERFMKCFVEATKTFIEKPEVAQKFVIDKMFKGQITAQDFKDAIGNSPYTYDLTVEHIQITTDFMQKYGVGRMQNPPKAADWVKLDLLADAKKSLGVK
- the hutU gene encoding urocanate hydratase, with translation MSRVVRAPTGNKMVCKGWLQEAAYRMIQNNLDPMVAERPEDLVVYGGIGKAARNWESFDKILEALKNLENDETLLVQSGKPIGILKTHEDAPRVLLANSNLVPKWATWEHFNELDKKGLMMYGQMTAGSWIYIGTQGIIQGTYESFVEAGRQYFNGSLKGRTILTAGLGGMGGAQPLAGVFAGACVLAVEIDPTRIQKRLETKYIDEVANDIDDAIARIKKYTAAGEAKSIALLGNMATVIHQLLEKNFIPDLLTDQTSAHDPLVGYIPEGYTVESAKPFREKDQKAYLEAAYASMAKHVRGMLAMKDRGAVTFDYGNNLRARALEAGVTNAFDYPGFVPAFIRPLFCKGSGPFRWVALSGDPNDIKVTDDAMRELFPHKKDLLRWLDMAEERIAFQGLPARICWLEYGERAKAGLMFNKLVAEGKVKAPIVIGRDHLDCGSVASPNRETEAMKDGSDAVSDWALLNALVNTACGATWVSLHHGGGVGMGYSQHAGQVIVADGTEKAAKRLERVLTADPAMGVFRHLDAGYELAHDIAVERGVKSLWL
- the hutH gene encoding histidine ammonia-lyase → MQITGENITLENLYAAANTPSMKVELAASAKAQMQKSRDYIEGRIASGEVMYGVNTGFGAFSSVRISDGEIEQLQRNLIRSHSMGIGAPFTKTETRAMMMLRANALAKGHSGIRPTVVEKILEFLNNDIIPVVPSQGSVGASGDLAPLSHLALAIIGEGDAWGEDGKPVEVQTLLKKKNIKALDLKAKEGLSMINGCQVMTSVGLLSLWEARRLLWTADLAGAMSLEGLRGSRKAFDPLISATRPHPGEAKTARNLMKLMGEMSEIGQQHLTDDHRVQDAYSLRCMPAVHGAAKDALQYIVKVLETEANSSTDNPLVFADANKVLSCGNFHGMPVAHAMDFAGIAISSQASISECRISKMISTQMSELPPFLTPNGGLNSGHMIVQVAAASLVSENKVLAHPASVDSIPTSAEKEDHVSMGTIAARKFAQILRNAENVVAMELLSACQALDLLAPAKPAAAVAAVHAHIRKTVPFAKEDRIFSKDVEAIKAMMTSGEIMAVVNKTVGELEW